The Chitinophaga lutea genome contains the following window.
CTTCTGCTGCGCATGAGCGAGGAACAATGGGACGAGGTGATGGACATCAACCTGAAAAGCGTGTTCAACATGACCAAGCTGGTGATGCGGCCCATGATGAAGGCAAAAAGCGGCAGCATCATTAACATGAGTTCCATCATCGGCATCAAAGGCAACGCGGGCCAGAGCAGCTACGCCGCCTCCAAAGCCGGTATCATCGGGTTTTCCAAATCCATCGCACAGGAAATTGGTAGCCGTAACATCCGCGTGAACGCCGTTGCGCCTGGTTTCATCGAAACAGATATGACGCATTACCTGAAAGACGGCGAAGGCGCCAAAGCATACCTCGATCAGATTCCCCTGGGCAAATTCGGCTCCCCGGACGATATCGCCAATGTGTGCCTCTTCCTCGCTTCGGACATGGGCGCTTATGTAACCGGCCAGGTACTGAGCGTTTGCGGTGGCCTGAATACGTAAGAATGAATTGAACGATATAAAAAAACAGCCCCGGGAACCGGGGCTGTTTTTTTATTGCAGCCCCAACCGTTTTCTGAAAGACATATTCAGCTCAAACTGCTCTTCAACGGGAATCGCCCTGCGCGAGTTCTTATTGATATCTTTCCCTTCCGCCGTCCACAGGGTGGGGAAAAAATTATAAACGAGGTCTCCATTGAGGGCGGCAACACCTTCCTGCCAGTTTTCCCACCGAAGGTTGGCATAAAATTCTTCGAGGTTGCCACTGAAACAAAAAACGAGGAAATCGGTGTAGCTCAGATCCAAGGCCTCCCATTCAAGATTGTCGGGCGCCAGGTAATATATTTTGCCGGAATCGCTTCCCAGTGCGTTATGGTTGATGGCAAAAAAACCACCTATGGCATCGTCT
Protein-coding sequences here:
- the fabG gene encoding 3-oxoacyl-[acyl-carrier-protein] reductase, with protein sequence MKLLDNKVAIVTGASRGIGEAIALKFADAGAHVAFTYVSSDEKAKALEAKLAAKGVKAKAYKSNAGVFADCEALVNDVVKEFGTVDICVNNAGISKDNLLLRMSEEQWDEVMDINLKSVFNMTKLVMRPMMKAKSGSIINMSSIIGIKGNAGQSSYAASKAGIIGFSKSIAQEIGSRNIRVNAVAPGFIETDMTHYLKDGEGAKAYLDQIPLGKFGSPDDIANVCLFLASDMGAYVTGQVLSVCGGLNT
- a CDS encoding DUF2625 domain-containing protein, whose translation is MRTLQELINTTEPGWPVVKELIAAANNKVEILPCNRAAADSALYQTQVTTRSPMGAIVHESGGLLIDNGWIRILGSGHPRLSRSLPGWNNAKAPATNGIPGFMLVADDAIGGFFAINHNALGSDSGKIYYLAPDNLEWEALDLSYTDFLVFCFSGNLEEFYANLRWENWQEGVAALNGDLVYNFFPTLWTAEGKDINKNSRRAIPVEEQFELNMSFRKRLGLQ